Within Nitrospirota bacterium, the genomic segment CGCCTGCGCAAAGGCGGTGGCCGAGGCGCTCCCGCTCGAGGCCAGACCGGAGGAGTGGGGCGATGAGTTCTACTTCGCGGTCCCCCTCGCCGCCCCGCTGGACGAGACCGCAACCCTCCGGGTGAAGGCAGGGGACATCGGCTACTGGCCCCCGGGGAACGCCCTGGCGCTCTTCTTCGGCCCCACGCCGCTGAGCAAAGGAGATGATCCGGTACCGGCGAGCGAGGTGAACCTCGTCGGCCGGATCGCCGGCGATGCAGCGGTCCTGAGGCGGGCGAAGGGGGCGGTCACCGTCAGGATCGAGCAAAGACAGCCCTTGCCTTAACGGATCTTGAGCAGCTCCGCCGCGCGCTCGGCGAGCCGCGACCGGGCGCTCTTCGAGAGGTGGAGGTAGCAGAAGTCGGGCTCGTTGATGTACCTGCCGATCAGGAAGGCGAGCCCGTTGCTCTCGGCGTCGAGGTAGGGCGAATCGATCTGGGTGAGGTCGCCGGTAAATATGATCTTCGTCCCTTCTCCTGCCCTCGTGGCGATCGTGAGGGTGTCGATAGGACGCAGGTTCTGCGCCTCGTCGATGATCATGAACCGACGGGGCAGGCTCCTTCCCCTGATGTACGTCAACGGCTCGATATGGACGACGCCCGACTCGATGAGGTATTTCGCACTGTTGTATCTGACCCTTTTGCTGTCCTTCTCCTCCCGCGGCGTATAGACGAGCACCTCCAGGTTATCGAAGATGGGCTGCATCCAGGGGTTGAGCTTCGCCTCGATATCGCCGGGCAGGTATCCCAGGTCCTTTCCCATCGGGATGACCGGACGGGCCACGATCACCTGTTCGATCTTCTTTTTCTCGTAGAGGTGCAGCCCCGCGGCCAGGGCGAGGAGCGTCTTGCCCGCTCCCGCAGTGCCGGTGAGCGCGACCATCGAGATGTCGTCCGAGATGAGCGCATCCGCTGCGCACTCCTGTTCGACATTCTTGAAGGAGAGCCCGTAGAGCCGCTCCCGTCTCCCGATCGGCATGACCGCGTCTTTCCCGTAAAGACGATAGAGCCTGTCTCCCTCGAGGCGGTAGCGTACGGAGGCGATGCCGTTCTGGTAATCGCCGTCTTCGCCGATGATCTTTCCGTAGTTTTGAAAGAGCGTCGTCTTGTCGCTCTTGTAGTCCTGGGCGTGCACGCCCTGCGCCTCGGCCTTGATGCGCACCGACGTATCTTTCGAGACGACGATGACCGGGACGCTCCCGTTATGCTCTTTCCTGATCCTCAGGGCGGTCTCGACGATCCGGTCGTCGGCGGTGAGCTTGTTGGCAGGAGCGTCCTTGAAGGTGACGTCGATCCGTACGGTGCCGCCGTCCGGAAGCGGCACCCCCTTGTGGATATCTCCCTTGTCGCAGAAGTGGTCGATTTGACGCAAGGCTTCGCGGGCGGTGTAGTTCTCTTTCTTCAGCTTGTCCAGTTCCTCGATAACGGCGATCGGGATGATGCGGTGGTTATCGCCGAACTCGTTGAGAGCGAGGGGGTCATGGACCAGGACACTGGTATCGAACACGAATACTTTCTGCAGCGATGGTGTCATAGACAGTGCGCTCCGGTGGAATGACGAGCGCTCCTCCTTCCAAGAGTCATGAATGGTGCACGGAACGCATCTATATTACCAGATTGGCCGGGATAAGTGAGCATCCTGCCGCTCCTCCAGGGCTGCAGGACCGGAATATCCAATAACGGCAAGGAGCTTTTCCGTCAGGGCCTTTATAAGAGATGCCGGATATGGTATCTTTGAATAAGAGCCGTTCCCGCACCAGACCAGCAGTTCTGCCGGTATTCGTTGGTATTCGTTGCCTTTGACATACAGACAAGCCTTTTACGCCAGTGATGATGAGGTGGGATGATGCATTTCGTCGGTCTTGACGCAGGTTCGGTGAGTGTGAAGGTTGCGGTGCTCGACAAAGAGGGCGCCAAGGTAAAGGGGCGCTATGTACGGCATTACGGACACCCGGTCAACGCAGCGCTCGACCTCCTTCGTGAAATAAAGGACGCTTACCCCGAAAGCGGGCTCTCCCTGACCGGCTCCGCCTCCCGGGTCATTGCCGCTGCGCTGAAGATCAAGCCGGTCAACGAGGTCGTCGCGCAGTCCTATTCGGTCCGAAAGCTCTATCCCCGCATCAGGACCATCATCGAGATGGGCGGCGAGGACTCGAAGCTGATTCTCCTCGACGAGGGGAGGATACGGGACTTCTCGATGAATTCGCTCTGCGCCGCCGGCACCGGCTCCTTCCTGGAGCAGCAGGCGGAGCGGCTCCGGCTGGGCATCGAAGAGTTCAGCGCGCTCGCCGTGCAGTCGCGGCGGCCCTCCAAGGTAGCAGGCCGCTGCAGCGTCTTCGCCAAGTCGGACATGATACACCTGCAGCAGATCGCCACGCCCGTCGAGGATATCGTGGCAGGGCTCTGCTTTGCCGTAGCGCGGAACTTCAAGGGAACCATCGCCCGGGGCCGTGACATCGTGCCCCCGGTCGCCTTCCAGGGCGGGGTGGCGGCCAACAAGGGCATGGTGCGGGCCTTCAAGGAGGTCTTCGAGCTCGACGAGCTCTTCATTCCCGACGATTTCGCCCTCATGGGCGCCCTCGGCGCTGCGATGAGGGACAGGGACGAGGGGCTGTTCACCGCCTTCTCCATCGAGACACTGGAGGAATATCTCCGTACTACGTCTTATGATGAAAGGGGACACGCGCCGCTGTTCGGTCAGGAGGATGACTTCCCCGAGCGCCACCTGGGCGGCTCCGCAGCATGCCCCTCGTTCAGCGGGAGGCCGGGCGGCAAGGAGGCGCCGGCAGGCGGCAGCGATCACGCGCCGCCGGTCACCGCGTATCTCGGCATCGATATCGGCTCGATCAGCACCAATCTTGCAGTGATCGACGAGAGCGGCACGCTCCTCGCAAAGCGGTATCTCATGACCGCGGGCCGGCCTATCGACGCGGTGCGGCAGGGCCTGGCCGAGATCCAGGGAGAGCTCGGCGATACCGTCGAGATCCGGGGCGTCGGGACCACTGGGTCGGGCAGGTACATGATCGCCGATTATGTCGGCGCCGATATCGTGAAGAACGAGATCACGGCCCAGGCCGCAGCAGCGATCTTCATCAATCCCGAGGTCGACACGATCCTCGAGATCGGGGGACAGGACTCGAAATATATCTCTCTCCGGGACGGCATTATCATAGACTTCGAGATGAACAAGGCCTGTGCCGCGGGCACCGGCTCGTTCATCGAGGAGCAGGCCGAGAAGCTCGATATCTCGGTAAAGGGGGAGTTCGCCGCGCGCTCCTTCCGGTCGAAGAGCCCTTGCAGGCTCGGTGAACGCTGCACCGTCTTCATGGAGAACTCCCTGATGGCGAGCCTCCAGAGGGGCGCCGACAAGGACAATCTTGTCGCCGGCCTCGCCTACTCCATTGTCCAGAACTATGTGAACCGCGTCGTTGCCGGCAAGCCGATCGGCAGGACCGTATTTTTCCAGGGCGGGGTCGCCTTCAATAAGGCGGTGGTGGCTGCGTTCGAGCGGTATCTCGGCAAAGAGGTGATCGTCCCTCCCCATCATGACGTCACCGGCGCCATAGGCATGGCCCTTATCGCTCTGCGATATATGCAAAGCCGCGATGCGTCGTGCGCCACGATGTTCAAGGGCTTCGCCTTATCGCAGCGGGGTTACGAGGTCAGCTCCTTCGCGTGCAAGGGCTGTTCGAACGTCTGTGAGATCAACAAGATCAAGATGCAGGGAGAGGACGGACATCTTTTCTACGGCGGCCGGTGCGAAAAGTACGACCTCCGCCGCGCCCGGCGCTCGTCGCTTCCCGACCTCTTCTCGTTCAGGGAGGAGATGCTCTGGAAAGACCATGAGCACTACCTCAATGAGCTCTCGGTGGCGACGGGCGAAGCCGATCCTGCGGAGGCTGCCGCAGGGCGTGTGAAGCGGCACGCCTCGCGGGGAACGATCGGTATCCCCTATATTTTTTATCTCCACGACTACCTGCCGTTCTGGTCGACGCTCCTCTGGGAGCTCGGGTTCGATGTCGTCGTCTCTCCGAAGACGAACAAGCAGATCATCACCCTCGGCCTCGAAAATGTCCTTTCCGAAGCATGTTTCCCCGTGAAGGTCGCGCATGGGCATATCAAGTATCTCGTCGACACCGGCATCGATGCCGTGCTCCTCCCGAGCTTCATCGATATCGGCCAGGCTGGCCCGGGCGGAAGCGACTGCCCGCGCGGCCTCGCATGCCCGCATACCCAGACGATCCCCTATGTCTCGAAGGCTGCCATCAAGGGAGTACGGGCCCTGACACCGGTCGTGGACAGCGGCCGCGGGCAGCAGCATTTGGTGGGGGAGGTCGCCGCCGCGCTCGGCCGCTACGGGATCAGGA encodes:
- a CDS encoding cyclophilin-like fold protein, which translates into the protein MPLPISITMGPVVVEAELFDTACAKAVAEALPLEARPEEWGDEFYFAVPLAAPLDETATLRVKAGDIGYWPPGNALALFFGPTPLSKGDDPVPASEVNLVGRIAGDAAVLRRAKGAVTVRIEQRQPLP
- a CDS encoding acyl-CoA dehydratase activase — protein: MMHFVGLDAGSVSVKVAVLDKEGAKVKGRYVRHYGHPVNAALDLLREIKDAYPESGLSLTGSASRVIAAALKIKPVNEVVAQSYSVRKLYPRIRTIIEMGGEDSKLILLDEGRIRDFSMNSLCAAGTGSFLEQQAERLRLGIEEFSALAVQSRRPSKVAGRCSVFAKSDMIHLQQIATPVEDIVAGLCFAVARNFKGTIARGRDIVPPVAFQGGVAANKGMVRAFKEVFELDELFIPDDFALMGALGAAMRDRDEGLFTAFSIETLEEYLRTTSYDERGHAPLFGQEDDFPERHLGGSAACPSFSGRPGGKEAPAGGSDHAPPVTAYLGIDIGSISTNLAVIDESGTLLAKRYLMTAGRPIDAVRQGLAEIQGELGDTVEIRGVGTTGSGRYMIADYVGADIVKNEITAQAAAAIFINPEVDTILEIGGQDSKYISLRDGIIIDFEMNKACAAGTGSFIEEQAEKLDISVKGEFAARSFRSKSPCRLGERCTVFMENSLMASLQRGADKDNLVAGLAYSIVQNYVNRVVAGKPIGRTVFFQGGVAFNKAVVAAFERYLGKEVIVPPHHDVTGAIGMALIALRYMQSRDASCATMFKGFALSQRGYEVSSFACKGCSNVCEINKIKMQGEDGHLFYGGRCEKYDLRRARRSSLPDLFSFREEMLWKDHEHYLNELSVATGEADPAEAAAGRVKRHASRGTIGIPYIFYLHDYLPFWSTLLWELGFDVVVSPKTNKQIITLGLENVLSEACFPVKVAHGHIKYLVDTGIDAVLLPSFIDIGQAGPGGSDCPRGLACPHTQTIPYVSKAAIKGVRALTPVVDSGRGQQHLVGEVAAALGRYGIRKSDVERALPAAAASQERFTKAVKEKGREVLADLAAGGMRAVVIVGRAYNAFDPSVNLEIPKKLSTIEVLSLPMDMLPLESVSISRSWPNMYWRSGQRILKAARLINTTPNLHAIYIGNFSCGPDSFILKYFKEEMRSKPFLHIEIDEHSADAGAITRCEAFLDSIEQQNGPQRAQRRESSGARKHVSAEEGGAPQAVLRSSDLEGRTVFIPHMADHAFALKAAFTCCGVRAEVLPPSDKESVDIGRRYVSGKECFPYLVTAGDMLKKALAPDFRPEQSAFFMPSGTGPCRFGQYNISHKMILEKLGLGGVPIFAPNQDVGFYRDLGIAGSDFSMAAWKGIIAYELLTKCLHETRPYERSAGDAEALYRQYHERISRALQSRNGAMERLLRDMRDGFEAIPRRREQRSLIGIIGEIFVRTHQFSNEDLVRKIEALGGEVWLAPIEEWVYYVNTMSLRKALIKRRRSDMMNILLKRFFQKRIEHRYGSAFKGFLKTLKEPETGEILKKAAPYVHDSFEGETVLSIGKAVDLIERGAAGIISAMPFGCMPGTIVAALLKAITRDYGIPCISIPYDGTESPAVALHIEAFMETVGTDKDK
- a CDS encoding PhoH family protein, with amino-acid sequence MTPSLQKVFVFDTSVLVHDPLALNEFGDNHRIIPIAVIEELDKLKKENYTAREALRQIDHFCDKGDIHKGVPLPDGGTVRIDVTFKDAPANKLTADDRIVETALRIRKEHNGSVPVIVVSKDTSVRIKAEAQGVHAQDYKSDKTTLFQNYGKIIGEDGDYQNGIASVRYRLEGDRLYRLYGKDAVMPIGRRERLYGLSFKNVEQECAADALISDDISMVALTGTAGAGKTLLALAAGLHLYEKKKIEQVIVARPVIPMGKDLGYLPGDIEAKLNPWMQPIFDNLEVLVYTPREEKDSKRVRYNSAKYLIESGVVHIEPLTYIRGRSLPRRFMIIDEAQNLRPIDTLTIATRAGEGTKIIFTGDLTQIDSPYLDAESNGLAFLIGRYINEPDFCYLHLSKSARSRLAERAAELLKIR